The following are from one region of the Mycolicibacterium helvum genome:
- a CDS encoding LuxR C-terminal-related transcriptional regulator, which translates to MTSGWQLLERPAKHEVITSALSDSETSGVVITGPAGVGKTTLARAVTASLPGRAKWAACTTSSSSIPLGAFAQWVKPTDARDPIELLVSARQSLLADGPAVIGVDDAHLLDQLSATLLHQIAVERTGSIVATVRSGEPVPDSVKTLWKDGYLRRIDLEPFSKKECTALVESVLDGTLEELSANVIWSQSGGNPLFLRHMVEAALEAGTLGEVNGVWQLRGATTVSPGLATLLENRFENADPEAVTVLRLLALCEPLDIDALVELAGEQAIDAAEKAQLIRIDRDGPALAARISHPLYGDVVMRQIGTASARMLRGQIVTVLNRHKPTSAAGRIRLAELYLDSDQTAETGLLVAAAKDAVSLANAPLGERLARTAFEREYGMRAAHLLSRALMWQGRPDEADEILARFDPDDLDEGQLVLWGIPRASIVFWSLGDAERAHEVMQLLRTRVGNPIMRPMVDAADAAFTIFENKLPEGLAMAEAVLANPGAPVQAVEAAAFAAGMAMPLAGRGADFVAIAERCFDTQRSTDGLIRMLARYGEVLALVSIGELDKAEKRAVAYGEFSSSGEFLGWAVAKMMTAVVAICRGRFAEAVPTIEQALAALNAENSLPWRLPGRLLLARAYAGSGQPDEADRVLAEAAEHAGPTVALFDPQVLVVKAWIAAARGGGRRAVELSRAAADAAHRSSQFAVEAEALHDAVRFGDRKLSHRLQSLAVCIDGPLPQLYARHATALADSDGDALDAVSIDFEQAGMLLSAADAAAQAAGFHEQRDARRKEIESVTRAMRLASLCGGASSPAIRAAARPLPVTARELEVAELVAAGLSNREIAVQLSVSVRTVEGHVYRACLKLGVSDRDGLAVIIREGGPRPGGS; encoded by the coding sequence ATGACATCGGGTTGGCAGCTACTGGAGCGGCCGGCCAAGCACGAGGTCATCACGTCCGCGCTGTCCGATAGCGAAACGTCAGGCGTGGTGATCACCGGCCCTGCGGGGGTCGGCAAGACCACCCTGGCCCGCGCGGTGACCGCATCCCTTCCCGGGCGCGCCAAGTGGGCCGCGTGCACGACGTCGTCGAGCAGCATCCCGCTCGGCGCGTTCGCCCAGTGGGTCAAACCCACCGACGCCCGCGATCCGATCGAGCTGCTGGTCTCGGCACGGCAATCCCTGCTGGCCGACGGACCCGCGGTAATCGGCGTCGACGACGCTCATCTGCTCGACCAGCTATCCGCCACACTGCTGCACCAGATCGCGGTGGAACGCACCGGGTCGATCGTCGCGACAGTGCGCAGCGGCGAACCGGTGCCCGACTCAGTGAAGACGCTGTGGAAAGACGGCTATCTGCGCCGCATCGATCTGGAGCCGTTCAGCAAGAAAGAATGCACCGCCCTGGTCGAGTCGGTCCTCGACGGCACCCTGGAAGAGCTCAGCGCCAACGTCATTTGGTCCCAGTCCGGAGGCAACCCGCTGTTCCTTCGGCACATGGTCGAGGCGGCGCTGGAAGCCGGCACCCTTGGCGAGGTCAACGGCGTCTGGCAGTTACGTGGGGCAACAACGGTGTCGCCGGGATTGGCCACACTGCTGGAAAACCGCTTCGAAAATGCCGACCCCGAAGCCGTCACGGTGCTGCGGCTGCTGGCGCTGTGCGAGCCGCTGGACATCGACGCGCTGGTGGAACTCGCCGGGGAACAGGCCATCGATGCCGCGGAGAAGGCGCAGCTGATCCGGATCGACCGCGACGGACCGGCGCTGGCCGCCCGGATCAGCCATCCGCTGTACGGCGATGTGGTGATGCGGCAGATCGGGACCGCATCGGCGCGGATGCTGCGCGGTCAGATCGTCACGGTGCTCAACCGGCACAAGCCGACGTCGGCCGCCGGCCGGATCCGGCTGGCCGAGCTCTATCTGGACAGTGATCAGACCGCCGAAACGGGCCTTTTGGTCGCGGCAGCCAAAGATGCTGTGTCACTGGCTAATGCGCCCCTGGGTGAACGGTTGGCGCGCACCGCATTCGAGCGTGAGTACGGCATGCGGGCAGCGCATCTGCTGTCCAGGGCGCTGATGTGGCAGGGCCGGCCCGATGAGGCCGACGAGATCCTGGCCCGGTTCGACCCCGACGACCTCGACGAGGGCCAACTGGTGCTGTGGGGTATCCCGCGGGCGTCGATCGTGTTCTGGTCACTCGGCGACGCGGAGCGTGCCCATGAGGTGATGCAGTTGCTTCGGACTCGAGTCGGCAACCCGATTATGCGGCCGATGGTCGACGCCGCCGACGCTGCCTTCACGATCTTCGAGAACAAACTGCCCGAGGGTTTGGCGATGGCCGAGGCGGTGCTGGCCAACCCCGGGGCGCCGGTACAGGCGGTGGAGGCGGCGGCATTCGCGGCCGGGATGGCCATGCCCTTGGCCGGCCGTGGCGCCGACTTCGTGGCTATCGCCGAACGTTGTTTCGACACACAGCGATCCACCGATGGCCTGATCCGGATGCTCGCCCGCTACGGCGAGGTGCTGGCCCTGGTGTCCATCGGTGAGCTGGATAAGGCCGAAAAGCGGGCGGTCGCCTACGGCGAGTTCTCGTCGTCCGGGGAGTTTCTCGGGTGGGCGGTCGCCAAGATGATGACGGCCGTCGTGGCGATTTGTCGGGGCAGATTCGCCGAGGCGGTCCCGACGATCGAACAGGCGCTGGCCGCGCTCAATGCGGAGAACTCGTTGCCATGGCGGCTACCCGGCCGGCTCCTGCTAGCCCGCGCCTACGCCGGCTCGGGCCAGCCCGATGAGGCCGACCGGGTGCTGGCCGAAGCCGCCGAACACGCCGGTCCCACTGTGGCGTTGTTCGACCCACAGGTGCTGGTCGTCAAGGCGTGGATCGCCGCGGCCCGCGGCGGAGGACGCCGGGCCGTCGAGCTGTCCCGCGCGGCCGCTGACGCCGCGCACCGTAGCAGCCAATTCGCGGTCGAAGCCGAGGCATTGCACGACGCGGTCCGGTTCGGCGATCGCAAGCTGAGTCACCGGCTGCAGTCGCTGGCGGTGTGTATCGACGGTCCGCTCCCGCAGCTGTACGCCCGTCACGCCACCGCTCTGGCGGACTCCGACGGCGATGCGCTGGACGCGGTCAGCATCGATTTCGAACAAGCCGGGATGCTGCTGTCGGCCGCTGATGCCGCTGCGCAGGCCGCCGGATTCCACGAGCAACGCGATGCCCGCCGTAAGGAGATCGAATCGGTCACCCGCGCAATGCGTCTGGCGTCATTGTGCGGGGGCGCCTCCTCCCCCGCCATCCGGGCTGCCGCGCGACCACTGCCGGTGACCGCGCGTGAACTCGAGGTCGCCGAGCTGGTCGCCGCCGGCTTGTCGAATCGGGAGATCGCCGTGCAGCTGTCCGTTTCAGTGCGCACCGTGGAGGGCCACGTGTACCGGGCGTGCCTGAAACTTGGTGTCTCTGATCGCGATGGGCTGGCCGTCATCATCCGCGAGGGCGGTCCGCGCCCTGGCGGATCGTGA
- a CDS encoding acyl-CoA thioesterase, protein MPVRVRYVECDMQGRVFNGHYLTWVDMALNEAVREIFGDYQTLTEAGIDLVVAAAELQFRQPAHFDDDLMVGVAFDPLGRTSLRSTYQIRRGEDLIAEAAMIHVCVDAVTFDKQPWPEWFRDRLGPTG, encoded by the coding sequence ATGCCGGTGAGAGTGCGGTATGTCGAATGCGATATGCAGGGCCGGGTTTTCAACGGCCACTACCTGACGTGGGTCGACATGGCGCTCAATGAGGCGGTGCGCGAGATCTTCGGCGACTACCAGACGCTGACTGAGGCGGGTATCGATCTCGTGGTGGCCGCGGCCGAACTGCAGTTCCGCCAGCCCGCGCATTTCGATGACGATCTCATGGTCGGGGTGGCATTCGACCCGCTGGGCCGCACGTCGTTGCGCAGCACCTACCAGATCCGCCGCGGCGAGGACCTGATCGCCGAGGCAGCGATGATCCACGTCTGCGTCGACGCGGTGACGTTCGACAAGCAGCCGTGGCCGGAGTGGTTTCGGGACCGGCTGGGCCCAACTGGTTGA
- a CDS encoding histidine phosphatase family protein, whose translation MPVSRTRTLVAILAALLAAVLLASCSSSTPSERTITLTFIRHGESEANANGIIDTSVPGPSLTPTGQQQATAVANRLQSNKYDGIYASEMVRTQQTAAPMAKALGEQVAVLPGLNEISAGWFNGGKEDKAAITYMVAPADWLRGDTSFSIPGSVSGTDFNGKFTEAVQRIYQSGNNKPVAFSSAASIMMWTLMNARNAKNSLATDHPLPNTGRVVVTGNPVIGWTLVDWDGITAF comes from the coding sequence ATGCCTGTTTCCCGCACCCGGACCCTCGTCGCGATCCTCGCTGCGCTGTTGGCGGCCGTTCTGCTCGCCTCGTGCAGTTCCTCCACACCGAGCGAGCGCACGATCACGCTGACCTTCATCCGGCACGGGGAGTCCGAAGCCAACGCCAACGGCATCATCGACACGTCGGTGCCCGGGCCGTCACTGACACCCACGGGGCAGCAGCAGGCCACTGCGGTGGCTAACCGGTTGCAGAGCAACAAGTACGACGGCATCTACGCCTCGGAGATGGTTCGCACCCAGCAGACCGCCGCCCCGATGGCCAAGGCGCTCGGCGAACAGGTTGCCGTGTTGCCCGGGCTCAACGAGATCTCGGCGGGCTGGTTCAACGGCGGCAAAGAGGACAAGGCCGCGATCACCTACATGGTCGCTCCGGCTGACTGGCTGCGCGGGGACACTAGCTTCAGCATCCCGGGGTCGGTCAGTGGCACCGACTTCAACGGCAAGTTCACCGAGGCGGTGCAGCGCATCTACCAAAGCGGCAACAACAAACCGGTCGCCTTCTCCAGCGCCGCCTCGATCATGATGTGGACCCTGATGAACGCCCGCAACGCCAAGAACAGCCTGGCCACCGACCACCCGCTGCCCAATACCGGCCGAGTGGTGGTGACCGGCAACCCGGTGATCGGGTGGACTCTCGTGGATTGGGACGGCATCACCGCGTTCTGA
- a CDS encoding nucleoside hydrolase — MALVYLLASADADLVGIASTGGNVAVDQVCHNNLGLLELCQAGPIPVSRGADQPLSTALRTAEDTHGPAGLGYAELPAHQRELTEYDSAEAWVRAAHAQPGQLIGLVTGPLTNLALAVRDEPNLPSLLRRLVIMGGSFDYRGNTTPVAEWNISVDPEAAAEVFDAWGRAADAKVIQSHQLPIVCGLNLTENIMLTPTILSRLASAAETTTTAMSVLDSRGTRSTADNSLIRALEDAMRFYFEFHFDQGEGFLAHLHDPLAAAVALDPSLVQTRATTVGVELTGTLTRGMTIADWSRRWGRESNAHVGVGVDPAVFFDRFIERVGPFARALAHS, encoded by the coding sequence ATGGCGCTGGTGTATCTGTTGGCCAGCGCCGACGCGGACCTCGTCGGAATCGCATCCACCGGTGGCAATGTCGCGGTGGATCAGGTGTGCCACAACAACCTCGGGCTGCTCGAGCTGTGCCAGGCCGGCCCCATTCCGGTGTCCCGGGGCGCCGATCAACCGCTGAGCACCGCACTGCGCACCGCGGAGGACACCCACGGTCCCGCCGGGCTCGGTTATGCCGAACTGCCGGCACACCAACGAGAACTCACCGAATACGACTCGGCCGAGGCGTGGGTGCGCGCCGCCCACGCCCAGCCCGGTCAGTTGATCGGGCTGGTCACCGGACCGCTGACCAACCTCGCACTGGCCGTGCGCGACGAACCGAACCTGCCGTCGCTGTTGCGACGGTTGGTCATCATGGGTGGTTCCTTCGACTACCGCGGCAACACCACCCCGGTGGCCGAGTGGAACATCAGCGTCGACCCGGAGGCCGCGGCCGAAGTCTTCGACGCATGGGGACGGGCCGCGGATGCCAAAGTGATTCAGTCACATCAACTTCCCATCGTGTGTGGACTGAACCTGACCGAGAACATCATGCTGACACCGACGATCCTCAGCCGCCTGGCAAGCGCGGCGGAGACGACCACGACCGCCATGAGTGTGCTCGATTCCCGGGGCACGCGATCCACCGCCGACAACTCCTTGATCCGTGCGCTCGAGGACGCGATGCGGTTCTACTTCGAGTTCCATTTCGATCAGGGCGAGGGTTTCCTGGCGCATCTGCACGACCCACTGGCGGCGGCGGTCGCCCTGGATCCCAGCCTGGTCCAGACCCGGGCGACCACGGTCGGCGTCGAGCTCACCGGGACGCTGACCCGCGGCATGACCATCGCCGACTGGAGCCGGCGGTGGGGCCGGGAATCCAACGCGCACGTCGGCGTCGGGGTCGACCCGGCGGTGTTCTTCGATCGGTTCATCGAACGGGTCGGACCGTTCGCACGCGCGCTGGCTCATTCGTAG